The Desulfatibacillum aliphaticivorans DSM 15576 DNA window ACGCCGCGCCGCCCGGGAGCCAGTGGCTTACATTGTGGGAAATCGGGACTTTTGGACTCTGGAGCTGGACGTCAATCCCTCGGTGCTCATTCCCCGGCCGGAAACCGAAACCCTGGTGGAAACGGCCTTGGAAGTTTTAAACGCCGCGCAGGCGCCCATGCGGGTTCTGGACCTGGGAACCGGGTCCGGGGCCATCATTCTGGCTTTGGCCTCGGAAAAGCCCGAGCATCATTACATGGCCGTGGACTATTCGCCCCAGGCCCTGGAAACGGCCAAGGCCAACGCCCAAAAACACAATCTTAACGTGGATTTTTATAAAGGCTCCTGGTTCGAGGCCGTCAGATGCCTGGATCGCTTCGACCTGGTAGTCTCCAATCCTCCCTATATCCCCTCCCGGGACATCCCCGGCCTCATGCCCGAAGTAGCCCGCTATGAGCCCATGTCGGCCCTGGACGGCGGCCCCCAAGGCATGGACCATCTGGCCCTCATTATTGAACGGGCGCCCGAGCACCTGAAACCCGGCGGCTGGCTTATGCTGGAAATGGGCTTTGACCAAAAGGAATTGGTGGAGCAGGTTGCGCTGGAAACCCAGGCTTACGAGAACGTGAGATTCGTCCGGGACCTTGCCGGGCATTTTCGCACGGCCGTCATGCAGCGGCCAGCCCCATAACCCTTTGTCCAACCTCCTGTTACGTCCTTTTTGCCCTTGACCGATACCTCCTCTTTTATTACACTTTGCAGGATACGCCATTCTTAATGTTAACTGAATAAAAGCCTATGACTTAAGGCGCTTATATAGACTCAGGAGGCCGCCGTGACAGAAAAGGACCTGATCAGCCTTGACTCCCTTATGAAACACCCCGACGTTGTGAAGGTTACCGCCAAGGAAAACCAACAACTGATCGACCGGCGTGAAAGCATTCCGCCAAGCTGCAAGGTGTTCGAAAAC harbors:
- the prmC gene encoding peptide chain release factor N(5)-glutamine methyltransferase, yielding MAPETWTIQKILKWTTDFFSEKQVEAPRLSAEILLSHCLDYPRIHLYTRHDQPLNPEELGRFRELVKRRAAREPVAYIVGNRDFWTLELDVNPSVLIPRPETETLVETALEVLNAAQAPMRVLDLGTGSGAIILALASEKPEHHYMAVDYSPQALETAKANAQKHNLNVDFYKGSWFEAVRCLDRFDLVVSNPPYIPSRDIPGLMPEVARYEPMSALDGGPQGMDHLALIIERAPEHLKPGGWLMLEMGFDQKELVEQVALETQAYENVRFVRDLAGHFRTAVMQRPAP